In the genome of Monodelphis domestica isolate mMonDom1 chromosome 2, mMonDom1.pri, whole genome shotgun sequence, one region contains:
- the LOC100027521 gene encoding guanylate-binding protein 4 yields the protein MASEVPMQAPICLVENNSGELVVNQKALQILTSITKPVVVVAIVGLYRTGKSYLLNRLAGRNKGFSLGSTIQSHTKGIWMWCIDHPTEPDHTLVLLDTEGLGDVEKGDSKNDSWIFALAILLSSTFVYNSMNTINHQALEEMQYITELTERIKVKSSFYPDGEEDSADFVGFFPDFVWTVRDFSLDLELHGQPITSDEYLENSLKLSKGKNPSGQWANLPRECIRNFFPNRNCFTFDRPTYDKSLLSHLEDVHDSQLDPLFKHQADQFCFHIFSNAKPKTLSGGIKINGNRLGNLLETYVETISSGDIPCLENAVLALAETENSAAVQKATKHYVEQMVLKVDFPTETLQDLLNLHTDCEKEAISIFMKDSFKDDTHKFQNELVEILENKKNEFIYENEEKSIKYCQSKLSYLSESLREAISQGTFSVPGGYSLFRNEKEKILNNYDKVLRKGIKAGEVLQKFVEEMAVIEESILKADEALTDQEKALEAEQIKREATKKEQKLLEQQQMEIMQKMEAQKRSYEENMKQLKIKLEAERDQMMREQKMILNHKLKEQKNLMVEGFHDQAVEMEKQIDELQANINNTRSQKSSWLSPILDSVGTGLMVILPGAGKLLGLGIKGLGHAMS from the exons GCTTCTCCCTTGGTTCCACCATTCAGTCTCACACAAAGGGCATCTGGATGTGGTGCATTGATCACCCTACGGAACCTGACCATACCTTAGTTCTGCTTGACACTGAGGGCCTTGGCGATGTGGAAAAG ggGGACTCCAAAAATGACTCCTGGATCTTTGCCCTGGCCATCCTGCTCAGCAGCACTTTTGTCTATAACAGCATGAACACCATCAATCACCAGGCTTTGGAAGAGATGCA ATATATTACAGAGCTGACTGAGCGAATCAAGGTCAAGTCCTCATTTTACCCTGATGGAGAAGAAGACTCAGCAGATTTTGTGGGCTTTTTCCCAGACTTTGTGTGGACTGTGCGAGATTTTTCCCTGGACCTTGAGCTACATGGACAACCCATCACCTCAGATGAATACCTGGAAAATTCCTTAAAACTAAGTAAAG GCAAGAACCCCAGTGGTCAATGGGCAAATCTTCCAAGAGAATGCATCAGAAACTTCTTCCCCAACCGGAACTGTTTCACTTTTGACCGACCAACATATGACAAATCACTCTTATCCCATCTTGAAGATGTCCACGACAGCCAATTGGACCCTCTGTTCAAGCATCAAGCAGACCAGTTCTGCTTTCACATCTTTTCCAATGCAAAACCCAAGACCCTTAGTGGGGGTATCAAGATCAATGGGAATC GGTTGGGAAATCTGTTGGAAACCTATGTGGAAACCATCTCTAGTGGGGACATTCCCTGCCTGGAGAATGCAGTGTTGGCACTGGCTGAGACTGAGAACTCAGCTGCTGTGCAAAAAGCTACCAAACATTATGTAGAGCAGATGGTCCTCAAGGTGGACTTCCCCACAGAAACTCTCCAGGACCTGCTAAACCTACATACAGACTGTGAGAAAGAAGCCATCTCCATTTTCATGAAGGATTCTTTCAAGGATGACACACACAAGTTCCAAAATGAATTGGTG GAAATCTTAGAAAACAAGAAGAATGAGTTCATATATGAAAACGAGGAAAAATCAATCAAATATTGTCAATCTAAGCTTTCCTATCTCTCTGAGTCCCTGAGGGAAGCCATTTCTCAAGGTACCTTCTCTGTGCCAGGAGGCTACAGTCTCTtcaggaatgaaaaagaaaaaatattgaacaatTATGATAAAGTACTCAGGAAAGGGATAAAG GCAGGTGAGGTTCTCCAAAAGTTTGTAGAGGAGATGGCAGTGATAGAAGAATCTATCCTGAAGGCAGATGAAGCTCTCACTGACCAAGAGAAGGCTTTGGAAG CTGAACAAATCAAAAGAGAAGCAAccaagaaggagcagaagttaTTGGAACAGCAACAgatggaaataatgcaaaagatgGAAGCTCAGAAGAGAAgttatgaagaaaatatgaaacaattaaaaataaagctgGAGGCAGAGAGGGACCAGATGATGAGAGAACAGAAAATGATTCTGAATCATAAGCTAAAG GAACAAAAGAACCTGATGGTGGAAGGATTTCATGACCAAGCTgtagagatggagaaacagatagATGAGCTACAAGCAAACATTAACAATACTCGGAGTCAAAAATCCTCCTGGTTGTCTCCAATTTTAGATTCTGTTGGCACTGGATTGATGGTCATTTTACCTGGGGCAGGAAAATTACTTGGCTTAGGAATAAAGGGATTGGGCCATGCTATGTCCTAA